The Helianthus annuus cultivar XRQ/B chromosome 15, HanXRQr2.0-SUNRISE, whole genome shotgun sequence genomic sequence ATTAGAACAGGAACATCTTCACTACGCTCCGGCCATTTATCACTCATGGTCGCGGCAACCAACACCTGCTCACTAAAAATACGGTTTGGTGTCGCGAGTAAATGCATGTACCAGTCAGCCCCTTTTGGGATAGGAAGTTCTTCCTTCTCGATCTTATCCCACTCCCGAAAGATCATCGTGATTGACAGCACTTCTTCCCTAATGAAGAAAAACTTCATCTTCCAGTCATGGAAGCTCTTTGGGGGGCTTATCAGGATCTTCTTTGCAGCACTACGGTTACCAAAGGAATAAATCCCAATATTCCTAATCAACTGATAAAAGGCTCGGAACTTGTCAACAGTAGGTTCCATCCCCTAAGATCGGCATAAAGACTCGAAATGCCTAACCCTAACCATCCCCATCGGACTCATCTGCGACATATGGAAGCCATAAAAGTGCAAGATGGAGGCCATGAAAGTAGTGGCCGGCAACCGGAAGTTACCTTCAAGAAAGAAGTCAGCAAACAACGTTATGTAACCCGACAGTGCGTCGGCGGCCGTCTGGCCCTGCTATGGATAACGTGCATCCCATTCAGGAGGAAACTGAAACCCTCTCATGATCTGTTCGAACAGTCCCTGGTCCCATTTGAGAACCGGGACTGGACCTTCTTCGACTTGAACTGCTTCTTCCTTAGCCATGATATCAGAATAAATAAGTTGGATGAAGATCTGCTagttttctgaaaaaaaaaaaaaaaaaaaaaaaaaaaaacttgaagaTTTCTTATGAAATCTTTGAAGATTTGAAGGAAGTTTGAAGATCAGAGAGAGAAAAGAGAGAATGCAGAAGAATGGTTGTGCAATTATCTCTCTATtatcggatatatatacccatcgcatttaatgagATGGGTAAACGTGTCGAGATCACCGCGCGCGTAACCAACCAGCAGCCGCCACGTAAGGCGGGATTCTCAGAGTGACAGTTACCatgcgcgcgtgggcctcacttgCCTGACAAAAAGACGAACCGTCAGCGACAGCATGATGATCGACGTGTCAGCAGTCAACTCAACCGTCGCCATCAACGACATTTGCACCAACCTATCAGAATTCAAATTTCGAGGATTTTCCCACCTAAACTTACAATGAGACTTCATATTGAAGTTAAACAAGGTTGCACCGCAGGTATCATCAGTCAATGATCATGCACGCCAACCCTCACAAGCAACAGCTATCAAGAAGCAAGCCTGTTGGTCGCGCTGTAGTAATTGACAACCACTCACACGCGCGCCGGCCAACATGACCTCGACAAATGCTTCAAAGACCAAGACACTTTcttttttctaagtccagagctccaaccatttACTTCGCGCATAGAAGCAGCACTGGACTgaggggacttgaaggggtatggtcccaaaaagccgcgcagaccAATCAGGTTGCGCGCTGAACCATACTCCTTATACATCAATCTGATTAATCTACAGACCCCGCGCGGACTACTTAGGCAAAGCATAACCCACGCGCGAGGTCCAACCAAGATCTAAGATCAGATTCCACAATTAGCATCCTGAATGGAAGCCCTCAATCCTTAAACCTTGCGCCGACTAGTTGGACACATGCCAAGGGTCGCGCAAGGGTAGCGGCGCAGGTTCATTCCATGAGGCACGAAAGGTACGAGTGGCAGAGGTTCAAGCCATCCAGCGTCCAACAGGTTGTATTCTATCGTGCTCCACGATTAGCAATCGTATAGGAGACAAaaggtacacaaggacgcctacgtggcaccaatcagggggcggcgacaactgccccatgatctccactcaccTGCTGATGTCAGAGAGACAACAAGGACGACAACccggacacgtggctccaatcaaggtgcacCAGCACCGAGGATCTTTTAGAAGACAGTAACGGTCATCACCAGAGGGACAAAGCGGATATTTCTTGTTGTCGTCTttaggcccaaggcccatcagctcATCTCCTTCTACACCACTCTGCTATAAATAGGAACCTTCATTCACAGGTTAATTCATTCTGTTCTCTAATAGAGAAAAGTATACTCATTGTTATGTTTTCTTTGAATGATCAGATTaagattttgaagtattttcAAAGTACTTTAATCAAAAGTGACGCACGAAAGAAGAAATCAATTTATTTATCTAGCTTAAGTAAGGACAAAAGAAAGTTATCTTATATTTCAAATACTATGCATAAAATTGCAATATTCATGATTCTCATTGAATAATGGAGTGGGGGGTGGGGTACAGATTTTAAAACACCGTCGTTTTATTAGGCATTAGGGCTCACGACAGTGAGAAACAGTCATCCAAGGAACCCGTGATCACAGACTGGATCTTCTGCTACTAGCATATTCTAATTATTGCATCTTTTTCCGTGCTTGTTGTCTCCAAATACAATTCTTACAGATTATTTTATGCTGTCGTGTTACTAACAACTAACCTAAGTTTACATATTTTGTCGTTATTACTTGTCCACAGTAAACCAAAAAACATCCACCAATTCAAACATTTTTCATTGTCACATTCATAGTTTCTTGAGAGAAGTTGAGAATGATGGGTGTTCTTCGTCTTTGTATCTTTGCATTCATGTCTCTTGCTTCTTTCGCCGTTAATGCAGATGAATCTTTAACCCTGAATGATGATATTCTGGGCCTGATAGTCTTCAAAGCATCTGTTTCTGACCCTTCATCACAACTATCCTCATGGAATCAAGATGATGACACCCCATGTTCGTGGAAGTTCATAACATGCAATCTGGTAACCCGCAGGGTCACCAGAATCTCACTCGAAGGGATAAATCTTTCTGGGAAGATCGGTAGAGGGCTCGAGAAGTTGCAAAGTCTCAAGGTACTATCACTAGCCAATAACAACTTCACAGGATTCATCAACCCTGAGCTATCACTTCTTACCAATCTTGAACAGCTTAATCTTAGTCAAAATAGCTTTTCTGGTCGAATTCCGGGTTCTTTAATGAACCCGGGATCCATTAAATTTCTTGATTTATCAAGAAACTTATTATCAGGACCGGTTCCTGAAGAACTCTTCAGGAACTGTTTACTTCTTAGATCACTTTCCTTATCAGGAAATAACCTTGAAGGTCCAATTCCTAGCTCACTTTCCAATTGCAAAACCCTAAACCATCTTAATCTTTCCAACAACCGTTTTTCGGGTAATCCAGTGTTCGAATCCGGTATTTGGACATTGATCCGGATCCGAACACTGGATCTTTCTCACAATTGGCTGTCCGGAGCCATACCCAATGGTGTGTTTGCTTTACATGATCTAAAACAACTTGCTTTAAATGGGAACCAGTTTTCAGCAACGTTGCCTTCTGATATTGGTTTGTGCCCACATTTAAAAACCCTAGATTTAAGCAACAATCTTTTCATAGAAACAGTTCCTGAATCTTTTCATGCTCTTTCTTCACTAAGTTTTCTAAATCTAGCCAATAACAAGTTGACCGGTGAGTTCCCTCAGTGGATAGGAAGCTTGACTAGCTTGGAATATTTGGACTTTTCTGGCAATGGTTTGACCGGAATCCTACCGGAATCTATTGGTGGATTAACATCTTTAACTTACCTAAGTCTTTCTGATAATAGTTTAAGTGGTACCATTCCATTGTCATTAGATTTGTCCACTAAACTATCAGTGATTTCATTAAGTGGGAATAAGTTCAATGGTAGCATTCCGGATGGTTTATTCGATCTCGGGTTCGAACAAATTGACTTTTCAAGGAACGAACTCACAGGTTCCATCCCTCCAGGTTCGAGTAAACTTTTTGAGTCTCTTCAGTCACTAGATCTATCCGAAAACCACCTTACCGGGGATATCCCTGCTGAAATTGGGCTGAACTCTAAGTTAAGATACTTGAACTTATCATGGAATAATTTTCAAACAAGAATGCCTCCAGAGTTTGGTTACTTTCAAAACCTAACGGTGTTAGATCTCCGAAATGGCGCGTTTCAAGGGTCCATACCAAAGGAGCTTTGCGATTCGGGTAGCCTCGGAATCCTTCAGCTTGATGGAAATTCTTTCACAGGATCAATACCTGATGAGATTGGAAACTGTTCTTCCCTCTACTTGCTGTAAGTCTTCTTAACACAACACAAATAAGCAACTTACATGCTTTAGTCACGGGATATAAATtaaagtttgtttgtttaaattGTCTGTAACACGTTTAATAACAATCTAAAGGGGGTGGCAAAATAGTAAAGGCTGAGTGTCATGGTTACTAAAAAAGAAAACACGTATAAATATCACAAACATAACTTTTTACTTTTCTGTAGGAATATAAATGCAAACACTTTTTCTTGTTTCTCAAAGAGTTAGAAAACTGAGTCAAATAACTGATcgatttctatatatatatatatatatatgttttttcgTTTTTAAATACATTGATATAACcagaaaacttgttaagttacatcaaaacagaaggtagacgggcaacaagctgcgccgccaacCCTTTCTGAATTGCAGTGTTATTTTTTACCCTCGTCATGCTTTTCATCAAATGATAGTGTAATTCTTTACCCATGTTATGCTTTTCATCAAAGAATCACCGAAGGAACCCACTTTTTCATGGGACTTCCAACGAATCTTTCAATGTGTTTTAAATGCCACTGAGAAAGGAAAAAGGAGAAATGATGTGGAGAGGGAGAGAGGGCATAGAGTAGAGAGGAGAAATGATCCGTAAATAAGGGCGGTGACGGTCATAGAGAGAGATAGAGTTAAATGGGAGTGAGGAGAAAGGAAAAAAGGAGAAATGAGTTAATGTGGACGGGGAAGAGAATTGAGTTGAATATGAATAATTGTGGAGAGAGAAACGAGGAACAGAGCGAGTGAGGATAGAGAAATGAAGAGAAATGAGTTATTTACATTGTGGAGGGGAGAAAAGGAAAAGAATTCACAAGGTTTAAAGGAACAAAAGGAATACCAAGCTACACAGAGAACAAAAATTAAAAGCCTAACTCGTTTTTGTTACATTCCAATGTATGTAAAAAGCCATTAAACTAGTTCatatgttttttaaatttttttaaagaaTTAAATACACATGTGTAGGAAACGTAACCGATACATTAGTTGTGCGTAAGCCAGTTCTGTTAACGAGTTGAATTTGTTTATATATTCTTTTATGAATTTTCAccctttttatatttttaaaattgaaaataaaagatgatttattttgtatttatatgtttattttgaaaacatcaattTTAAAAATCAGTGTATATGTGGATTACATTTGTGACTTTTACTGTTTTTGATATATTCTTCAATTCTAATTCCAAAGATGATGTCTGTACACAGGAGCATCTCGCACAACAATTTGAGTGGCACCATTCCAAGATCAATGTCACAACTAAAAAAACTGAAGATCCTAAAGCTAGAATACAACCAACTCTCCGGCGAGATACCACCTGAGCTCGGTGAACTTGAAAACCTTCTGGCCGTAAACGTATCATACAACAGGCTCCAAGGAACACTTCCATCTGGTGGCATATTCCAAAGCTTAGAACCAAGTTCCTTGGTGGGCAATTTGGGTATTTGCTCACCACTCCTGAAAGGACCATGCAAGTTGAACGTACCAAAGCCTATTGTTGTTAATCCACTTCCACATGAAAATCAAAATGGAAGACATAGTGGAGATGATGAAAGTGATGTACCTTCAAACAGCATGCAACGACATCATTTTCTTAGCGTATCCGCGGTTATCGCCATACTAGCAGCTGTGATGATCTCTATTGGAGTTCTGGTAATAAGCTTGCTCAACATCTCGGCTAGGAGACGCCTCACGTTTGTTGATAATGCGCTTGAGAGTTGCTCGAGTTCATCGCGATCCGGAGCTAGTTTATCCATGGGGAAACTCGTTTGGTTTGATTCAAAAACTAATCCTAATATTTCTTGCATGGAAAACCCTGAATCTtttttgagaaaggagaatgaAATCGGTAGCGGGGTGTTTGGGACGGTCTACAAAGCTTCGATAGGTAATGGAGATCGCAAtgttgtcacgatcaagaatcttGTTGTGTCGAATATGATTCAGTATCCTGAAGATTTTGATAGGGAGGTTCGGGTTTTAGGAAAATTAAGACATCCAAACCTTGTGTCACTAAAAGGGTACTACTGGACTCCAAAATTACAGCTTTTAGTGACTGATTATGTACCAAATGGTAGCTTACAATCCAAACTCCATGAAAGATCACCTTCAAGTCCACCTCTTTCATGGCTAAATAGGTTCAAGATTCTTCAAGGAACCGCAAAAGGACTTGCTCATTTACACCATTCCTTTTGTCCTCCAATTGTTCACTACAACATCAAACCGAACAACATTCTTCTCGGCGAAAACTTGAACCCGAAGATCTCAGATTTTGGGTTGACACGAGTTCTATCAAAACTAGACAAACATGTCATGAGCAACCGCTTTCAAAGCGCGCTAGGATACGTGGCTCCAGAGATGGCTTGCCAGAGCTTAAGGGTGAACGAGAAATGCGATGTTTACGGGTTTGGGGTCTTGATTTTGGAGATAGTGACAGGGAAGCGACCTATCGAATACGGGGAAGATAATGTGTTGATACTTAATGAACAAGTGAAGGTTATGTTGGAAGAAGGGAATGTGTTGGAGTGTGTTGATGAGAGTATGGGAGAGTATCCGGAAGAAGAAGTGTTGCCAGTTCTTAAATTGGCATTGGTGTGTACTTCTCAGATTCCTTCAAGCAGGCCATCAATGGCAGAAGTTGTTCAGATATTACAAGTTATCAAGACACCAGTTCCTTGTAGGATGGAATCGTATTAGGACTATAACTTGGTGTGTTTATTTGTTGTGTGATTTTATTTATGTTACTCTTGTATTGGATGATTTCAAGCAATTTGCATAAAACAAAACGAAAATGGAAACAGAAAACTAATAGGATAACTGAATTATAGAAGTTAGATCTTAGCTATTGAAGATAATGATGCGATCACTTTTTATTAGGGGTGGCAAAATAGGTGGGTTGGGCAGGTTTGGGTAATGTGTTAGGCTATGAGGTGTGGATGGAGCCTCATGGGGCTTTATCATGCCACCTAGGCTCCATGTCATGGCCATGTCAGCATGGGGGCTTTATCATGCCCCCCTTTAATTTGGAGGGGTGAATGGAGCCTCGTGTCATGATTatctaattatttttttatttaaatatttattttttaactagaaaataaaaacaaaacacaacttcattaaaaaaaacactagataatttcatttaaaaaataaaaacactacataatttcattaaaaaaaacactagataatttcattaaaaaaaacactacataacttcatttaaaaaataaaaccacTACTCGCCGTCTGTGCCGAGTCCTCCTTGTTCAGATAAAACCATAGGTGCTCTGTCAGATCGGCTCGAAGGTTTTGGTGTGTGTGCCTAGCCCGTATCTTTGCTCGGATATCTTCTTTCTCAGCGTATGTTAGTATTGGGTTTGTCGGTTGGATACTTTCATCATAGCTTTCTCCACAAAATGCTCTACCAGAGTCCTCCAATATCATGTTATGCAAAATGATACACGTATAGATAACGTTTCTCATTTTACTTTTTTCAAGTATCTTCGAAGGCTGGGTGATGATAGACCATCTTTTCTTTAACACACCGAAAGCCCGCTCGATATCTTTTCTTGCTGACTCTTGTTTTTTCTTGAAATACAATCTTTTTTCGTCATCTGGACACGAGGGACTTTTTACCAACGTCGCCCACTCGGGATAAATACCGTCTGTGAGATAATAGCCATATTTATACTGCACGTCGTTTGCATAGAATGAAGTATCTGGTGCAACACCGTCTATGACATCGTCGAATAGATTCGAGGTCATTAAAACAGTAATGTCATTGTTCGTACCAGCCATGCCAAAGTAcgcatgccaaatccataaatcttgAGAAGCGACCGCTTATAATATTACGGTAGGACCATCGTGGTCACCACGATGATGTTGCCCTTTCCAAGCGGTTGGGCATGCCGCCCATTCCCAGTGCATGCAATCAAGACTTCCCAACATTCCAGGAAACCCATGTAAGCGCTGATGGGCCTCGTATAGAATTGGAACGTCGGCTACGGTTGGCATCCTCAAATATCATCTCCCGTGCAGAGAGATTACACCTAATAAATTATTGctaatttaaaaataataacgacgtaaaaaaataataaatactaGTGTTAATAAAAGTTACCTTCACAAAAATTTTCAAGAGACTCACGACACATTCTTGACGACATCCTTAAATACTCATCCCACGCATCACTCGATGTGCCGTACGCTAGTTGCCTAATTGCTACCGTACACTTTTGTAGTCCAGAGAAACCAACCTTGCCACTTGCACTTACCCTACGCGTGAAAAAAGGGGATTCACCCGCAAGATCATTGGAAATTTTAACGAATAGTCGTCGGCTCATACGAAACCTACGCTTAAACTGATCATCATCGTACACGGGAGTTTCACAAAAATAATCTTGCACTAGACGTTCATGAGCAGCTAACCGATTTCGTTCAATAGGCGGTTGTCTGGTACGCGATGCAGAGGATTCGGCTTCTTGCAAATAATTAATCGCCTCCTGCGCCATGGCGGTAACCATATCAACAAGAACACCGTCGGATGACGAGCTCGAAGAAGACATTTTTAAGTTGTGATTGGTGTGTGTTTTAGTTGTGATTGGTGTGTGTTTTGCTTGTGATTGGTGAGTTTTTAGTTTAGAATtggttatatatataataaaattaagaattttttttttaaattcgacCGTTTCACAACGGTCATCTTTGACCAACTCATACTCGTTCAACGCGTTTCAGCTCGCTACCACCATGGCGGGTCTTCAATGGCGCCCCGGCTATGGCGTCGGGGGTGTGGTCGATGGCGGAGGGGGGCGCTATAGGCGTCCAGCTGGCGAGGAGTGGCaccccacaccctccagccttaggATGGgtatgggttaggatgggtttgTGTTAGGATAGGTTTATTAAAaaatgggttaggatgggtttagATAAAGATGAGTTTTTGTCAAAATGAATTTTTGTCATTATAAATTCAATTACCAActaccatcatcaccaccaccacaaccaccaccaccaccatccaccaaaACCGCTAGTGAACCACAACTTCATCTCTTTTATTACTTTCACAGCACCAAGATTCTCTAATCTTTGAAAAAATCCATTAATAAGTGAATGTAAATGACTACATTTGGCTTACAATTTTGTTTCACCATACAAATTAAAATTACAAAGGCACCATCAATATCATGTTGTTTCACGTACGTGTCTATGATTAAAGAATAGCTAAACTCATCTAATGAAATATGTTCTCTAATCATAATTTTATGCAAGAAATCGCGTCTTCTAAGTTACCATTTTTGCAGTAACCATTAATCATTTAATTATACACACCAACATCAAGATTCATACCTTCTTGAATTGCAAGTTCAAAGAGTTTCATGGCCTCATGAGTCTCTTGATGTCCAATAAATCCATCAATTAAAGTTGCATAAACAAATTTATCAAAAGGAATCTTGTGATTAAGCATTTAGAAAGCAACTTCTTGGCAACAAGGAGTTTACCTTTTTTGATCAGAACATTATACCCCCGCATTAGGGATACTCCTCTTGTGTCGATCTTTTCCAAGATTATTATTGCAATTTCAGTCTCGCCTAAAGTAACAATCTCGTGAATAAGAGAATTATAGGCTAACAGGTCAGATTTTTTTTCTATTATTAGCCGTTTTAACAAACAAATCTAAGGCCTCCTTGTAGTtttggtggatgatggtggtggtggtgggtggtggtggcgatGATGGCGGTGGTAGGTGAATGTAATACTAATGAAACCACAAGATGCATACTACAAGAATAAAAAGGTAGTTTGGTCTTTTTACCCAAAATCAAACGCTAAAGCAGATGGTCGTTAGATGAGATGGTCGTTAGAGGCAAGGGTGCAGACTATGAAAGATTGAAACCAAGAAGGTGCAGAGTGTAAAAGTAAAAGTTTAAGGGGGGCATCTTGTCCCGCCGTCAAACCACATGAAGGCAACTTGTATTTACTCTCTGCTTTTTTATATATTGATTTTTAGCTTTGTGAATAtcattatgtttaaaaaaatatatgtcataaatattttttttaataaacgaGTTGACTCGACAAGCCACAAGCTGGCTCTAGCTTTTGTCGAGTTAAGACCGAGTACAGTTCGGCTCTCCTCGTTTACATCCCTACAAACAAAAACACATGTCCGGACTATATCAAACCAATTATTTACTAATTAAAACTCAATAAGGTGAACTAAGAAAACTCTCACTTTTAACTTTAATACTTTttcaaaacacaaaacaaaataaCTGTTTGTAACTAAGAAAAGGTGAGAGTTACAAATGAGATATGTCCAACTAATA encodes the following:
- the LOC110929623 gene encoding probably inactive leucine-rich repeat receptor-like protein kinase At3g28040; the protein is MMGVLRLCIFAFMSLASFAVNADESLTLNDDILGLIVFKASVSDPSSQLSSWNQDDDTPCSWKFITCNLVTRRVTRISLEGINLSGKIGRGLEKLQSLKVLSLANNNFTGFINPELSLLTNLEQLNLSQNSFSGRIPGSLMNPGSIKFLDLSRNLLSGPVPEELFRNCLLLRSLSLSGNNLEGPIPSSLSNCKTLNHLNLSNNRFSGNPVFESGIWTLIRIRTLDLSHNWLSGAIPNGVFALHDLKQLALNGNQFSATLPSDIGLCPHLKTLDLSNNLFIETVPESFHALSSLSFLNLANNKLTGEFPQWIGSLTSLEYLDFSGNGLTGILPESIGGLTSLTYLSLSDNSLSGTIPLSLDLSTKLSVISLSGNKFNGSIPDGLFDLGFEQIDFSRNELTGSIPPGSSKLFESLQSLDLSENHLTGDIPAEIGLNSKLRYLNLSWNNFQTRMPPEFGYFQNLTVLDLRNGAFQGSIPKELCDSGSLGILQLDGNSFTGSIPDEIGNCSSLYLLSISHNNLSGTIPRSMSQLKKLKILKLEYNQLSGEIPPELGELENLLAVNVSYNRLQGTLPSGGIFQSLEPSSLVGNLGICSPLLKGPCKLNVPKPIVVNPLPHENQNGRHSGDDESDVPSNSMQRHHFLSVSAVIAILAAVMISIGVLVISLLNISARRRLTFVDNALESCSSSSRSGASLSMGKLVWFDSKTNPNISCMENPESFLRKENEIGSGVFGTVYKASIGNGDRNVVTIKNLVVSNMIQYPEDFDREVRVLGKLRHPNLVSLKGYYWTPKLQLLVTDYVPNGSLQSKLHERSPSSPPLSWLNRFKILQGTAKGLAHLHHSFCPPIVHYNIKPNNILLGENLNPKISDFGLTRVLSKLDKHVMSNRFQSALGYVAPEMACQSLRVNEKCDVYGFGVLILEIVTGKRPIEYGEDNVLILNEQVKVMLEEGNVLECVDESMGEYPEEEVLPVLKLALVCTSQIPSSRPSMAEVVQILQVIKTPVPCRMESY
- the LOC110932026 gene encoding uncharacterized protein LOC110932026, translated to MSSSSSSSDGVLVDMVTAMAQEAINYLQEAESSASRTRQPPIERNRLAAHERLVQDYFCETPVYDDDQFKRRFRMSRRLFVKISNDLAGESPFFTRRVSASGKVGFSGLQKCTVAIRQLAYGTSSDAWDEYLRMSSRMCRESLENFCEDGVAPDTSFYANDVQYKYGYYLTDGIYPEWATLVKSPSCPDDEKRLYFKKKQESARKDIERAFGVLKKRWSIITQPSKILEKSKMRNVIYTCIILHNMILEDSGRAFCGESYDESIQPTNPILTYAEKEDIRAKIRARHTHQNLRADLTEHLWFYLNKEDSAQTASSGFIF